In Prunus dulcis chromosome 1, ALMONDv2, whole genome shotgun sequence, the following are encoded in one genomic region:
- the LOC117616080 gene encoding mannose-P-dolichol utilization defect 1 protein homolog 2 has translation MKVLGIDFSCALGALANGHFPEKDCLLPLISKLLGYAIVAASTTVKLPQIMKILQHGSVRGLSIVAFELEVVGYTIALAYCLHKGLPFSAYGELAFLLIQAIILVAIIYYYSQPVGMKTWIRALLYCALAPTILAGQIDPILFEALYASQHAIFLCAKIPQIWANFSNKSTGELSFLTNFMNFGGSMVRVFTSIQEAAPKSVLLGSVIGIATNATLLSQIIIYQKPKLRAEKEKKTE, from the exons ATGAAGGTCCTTGGAATCGATTTCAGCTGTGCGTTGGGGGCTCTTGCCAACGGTCACTTTCCTGAGAAGGATTGCTTGCTGCCCCTTATTTCAAAGCTCCTCGGCTATGCCATCGTCGCCGCTTCCACCACTGTCAAGCTCCCTCAG ataatgaaaattttgcaaCATGGAAGTGTGAGAGGTCTTAGTATTGTGGCTTTTGAGCTTGAAGTAGTTGGGTACACCATTGCTCTGGCCTATTGTCTTCATAAAGGGCTTCCATTCTCAGCTTATGGGGAATTGGCCTTTCTTCTGATCCAAG CTATAATATTAGTTGCCATTATCTACTATTACTCCCAACCTGTGGGTATGAAAACGTGGATCAGGGCGTTACT ATATTGTGCACTAGCACCAACCATATTAGCTGGTCAAATCGATCCTATTCTCTTTGAAGCTCTATAT GCATCCCAGCATGCAATTTTTCTATGTGCTAAGATCCCACAGATATGGGCGAACTTTTCT AATAAAAGTACAGGGGAGCTCAGCTTCTTAACCAATTTCATGAATTTTGGAGGTTCTATGG TGAGAGTTTTTACCAGCATCCAAGAAGCAGCACCAAAAAGCG TTTTGCTGGGCTCTGTGATTGGCATTGCAACAAATGCTACCCTTCTGAGTCAGATAATTATATACCAAAAGCCGAAGCTGCGTGctgagaaggagaagaaaactGAGTAG
- the LOC117615255 gene encoding uncharacterized protein LOC117615255: MESGLPMLNCLLQHTLRSLCSGSDSSNSSKWVYAVFWRILPRNYPPPKWDYGGSALDRSKGNKRNWILVWEDGFCDFYECEQAGSGYIRGRFGADIFFKMSHEVYNYGEGLVGKVAADNSHKWVFRDTPNEGDPSFISSWNVTTEPQPRAWEFQFKSGIQTIALISVREGIIQLGSFDKILEDLNLVITIQRKISHLQSIPGVFAMQRPYLPIQHPYILKPNNQMIGGQETALSVYGKRQLTGVKRLFNEMADETQINFGWNNPQNGLAGSPRWPIPPLPPSISCSLGALLSKLPSVNFPSYNAAEAPDTAMLMNNNISNNNSSCADQTLKASGGIMKIESSCHLDVAQEEKHSSINPNLGLENGGGVDLGFGPVRKGKT; the protein is encoded by the exons ATGGAAAGTGGACTTCCTATGCTTAATTGTCTCTTGCAGCACACGCTGAGGAGCCTCTGTTCAGGTTCTGATTCTTCTAATTCTTCCAAGTGGGTTTATGCTGTCTTCTGGAGGATCTTGCCTCGGAACTACCCTCCTCCAAA GTGGGATTATGGAGGAAGTGCTCTTGATCGCTCCAAAGGAAACAAAAGGAACTG GATTCTTGTTTGGGAAGATGGGTTCTGTGATTTCTATGAATGCGAGCAAGCAGGAAGTGGTTACATAAGGGGAAGGTTTGGAGCTGATATCTTCTTCAAAATGTCCCATGAGGTCTATAATTATGGAGAAGG ATTAGTGGGGAAAGTAGCAGCAGATAATAGTCATAAATGGGTGTTCAGAGATACACCAAATGAAGGTGACCCCAGCTTCATTTCCTCTTGGAATGTAACCACTGAACCG CAACCAAGGGCATGGGAGTTTCAATTCAAATCAGGCATACAG ACCATTGCACTCATTTCTGTTAGAGAAGGCATAATTCAACTTGGCTCATTTGACAAG ATATTGGAAGATCTCAATCTGGTAATCACCATACAGAGGAAAATCAGCCACCTCCAGAGCATACCAGGTGTTTTTGCCATGCAAAGACCATACCTACCGATCCAACATCCCTACATCCTCAAACCAAATAACCAGATGATTGGAGGTCAAGAAACAGCTTTATCAGTCTATGGCAAACGCCAATTGACCGGGGTTAAAAGGTTGTTCAATGAAATGGCTGATGAAACCCAAATAAATTTTGGCTGGAATAATCCACAAAATGGGCTAGCAGGATCACCCCGTTGGCCAATTCCACCTCTTCCACCCTCCATTTCATGCAGCCTTGGAGCTCTTCTCTCAAAGCTACCTTCAGTCAATTTCCCATCCTATAATGCTGCTGAAGCTCCTGACACAGCTATGCTTATGAACAACAAcatcagcaacaacaacagcagtTGTGCAGATCAAACACTGAAGGCTAGTGGTGGCATTATGAAAATAGAGTCATCCTGTCATTTAGATGTAGCTCAAGAAGAAAAGCACAGCTCCATAAACCCTAATCTGGGTTTGGAAAATGGAGGAGGGGTAGACTTAGGATTTGGACCTGTAAGAAAGGGAAAGACGTAG
- the LOC117615254 gene encoding low-temperature-induced cysteine proteinase-like yields the protein MGPYRSSSTMAVLLFAIFTLSSALDMSIISYDDKNVVGESKSSWRTDEEVMSIYEGWLAKHGKAYNGLGEKERRFQIFKDNLRYIDDHNAKNLSYKLGLNRFADLSNDEYRSTFLGTKTRAQKRRLSNRNTKSDRYAPRVGDSLPDSVDWRKEGVVNPIKDQGSCGSCWAFATISSVEGINKLVTGDLLSLSEQELVDCDKSYNEGCNGGLMDYAFEFIISNGGIDSEEDYPYKGYDATCDTYRKNAKVVSIDDYEDVPAYDEKALQKAVANQPIAVAIEGGGRDFQLYNSGVFTGRCGTSLDHGVTVVGYGTDKGVDYWIVRNSWGGSWGEEGYIRMERNLGNTAHGICGIAMEASYPVKSGLNPPNPGPSPPSPVQPPSVCDNYYSCPESNTCCCIYEYANYCFAWGCCPLEGATCCDDHYSCCPSDYPVCNVNAGTCQLSKDNPLGVKALKRTPAKPHWAIGGGKRSSS from the exons ATGGGACCGTACAGATCGTCGTCGACCATGGCGGTCCTCCTCTTCGCGATCTTCACCCTGTCGTCGGCTCTCGACATGTCGATCATCTCCTACGACGACAAAAACGTCGTCGGAGAGTCGAAGTCGAGCTGGAGGACTGACGAGGAGGTGATGTCAATATACGAAGGGTGGCTGGCCAAGCACGGCAAAGCCTACAACGGATTGGGGGAGAAGGAGAGACGGTTCCAGATCTTCAAGGACAACCTCAGGTACATCGACGACCACAACGCTAAGAACCTCAGCTACAAGCTCGGTCTGAACCGGTTCGCCGATCTGTCCAACGACGAGTACCGGTCCACTTTCCTGGGCACCAAGACCCGCGCTCAGAAGAGGAGGCTCTCCAACCGGAACACCAAGAGCGACCGGTACGCGCCACGTGTCGGCGACTCGTTGCCCGACTCCGTTGATTGGAGGAAGGAGGGCGTAGTCAACCCCATCAAAGACCAAGGGAGCTGCG GGAGTTGCTGGGCATTCGCTACAATCTCTTCAGTGGAAGGGATTAACAAGCTAGTGACTGGAGATCTCCTCTCACTATCTGAGCAGGAGCTGGTTGACTGTGACAAATCATACAATGAAGGATGCAATGGAGGTCTCATGGATTATGCCTTCGAATTCATCATCAGCAATGGTGGAATTGACAGTGAAGAGGATTATCCTTATAAAGGATATGATGCCACCTGTGACACCTACAgg AAAAATGCCAAAGTGGTTTCCATTGATGATTATGAAGATGTTCCTGCATACGATGAGAAAGCATTGCAAAAGGCTGTTGCCAATCAGCCAATTGCTGTTGCCATTGAAGGAGGTGGCAGGGATTTCCAGTTATATAATTCC GGTGTATTTACGGGACGGTGTGGAACATCATTGGACCATGGTGTTACAGTTGTGGGATATGGAACAGACAAAGGAGTTGATTACTGGATAGTGAGAAATTCATGGGGTGGCAGCTGGGGAGAAGAAGGCTACATCAGGATGGAGCGTAACCTGGGCAACACCGCACATGGAATATGTGGAATTGCAATGGAGGCTTCTTATCCAGTCAAGAGTGGCCTGAACCCCCCGAACCCTGGTCCATCTCCTCCGTCTCCGGTACAGCCCCCATCAGTTTGTGATAATTACTACTCCTGTCCTGAGAGCAACACCTGCTGCTGTATTTATGAGTATGCAAACTACTGCTTTGCTTGGGGATGTTGTCCACTTGAGGGCGCCACATGCTGTGATGACCATTATAGTTGCTGCCCAAGTGACTACCCAGTCTGCAATGTCAATGCAGGAACCTGTCAACTG AGCAAGGACAATCCACTGGGAGTGAAGGCATTGAAGCGCACGCCCGCTAAACCTCACTGGGCAATTGGTGGTGGCAAGAGGAGCAGTTCTTAA
- the LOC117615376 gene encoding probable WRKY transcription factor 7 isoform X2, whose translation MDTLVIRPNSFAAQMEENAVKEAASAGIQSVEKFISLISQHHHQFQDSSFSSSSNPEAATEYKAVADMAVNKFRKVISLLDKGRTGHARFRRAPVTPSPPPPPPPPPQKTETQIPRPSIQEPHNPKTDQPPGFKTEQSSAFKVYCPTPSVRLPPLPHNPHLKTTPVVLTKSVGCAERKLDAPTTINFSPSPSISAANSYMSSLTTGDAEGSVQHSMSSGFQFTNMSQSSSGKPPLSSSSLKRKCNSMDDVAALRCGSSSGRCHCSKKRKSKVKRVVRVPAISMKMADIPPDDYSWRKYGQKPIKGSPHPRGYYKCSSQRGCLARKHVERALDDPTMLIVTYEGDHNHSHTVTDPTPDLVLESS comes from the exons ATGGATACTCTAGTTATTCGTCCAAACAG TTTTGCAGCGCAAATGGAAGAGAATGCTGTGAAGGAAGCGGCCTCAGCTGGAATTCAAAGCGTCGAGAAGTTCATAAGCTTGATTTCgcaacaccaccaccaattCCAAgactcttctttttcttcctcatcAAACCCTGAAGCCGCTACAGAGTACAAAGCTGTTGCAGACATGGCCGTGAACAAGTTCAGGAAGGTCATTTCATTACTGGACAAAGGAAGAACCGGCCACGCTCGGTTCAGAAGAGCTCCTGTCACTCCATCTCCGCCACCGCCACCCCCACCGCCGCCACAGAAAACAGAGACCCAAATCCCAAGGCCTTCAATTCAAGAACCCCATAACCCAAAAACAGATCAACCTCCTGGTTTCAAAACAGAGCAATCCTCTGCTTTCAAGGTTTACTGCCCCACACCAAGTGTGCGTTTACCGCCTCTGCCTCACAATCCCCATCTGAAAACCACGCCTGTTGTGTTGACAAAGAGTGTTGGGTGCGCTGAGAGAAAGCTGGATGCTCCTACCACCATCAATTTCTCACCCTCACCTTCGATTTCCGCTGCCAATTCATATATGTCTTCTTTAACCACTGGGGATGCTGAGGGTTCTGTGCAGCATTCAATGTCTTCTGGGTTTCAGTTCACAAACATGTCACAGTCGTCCTCGGGCAAGCCTcctctttcctcttcttcgTTGAAGAGGAAGTGCAATTCCATGGACGATGTTGCAGCTCTCAGGTGCGGCTCATCTTCTGGGCGCTGCCACTGTTCCAAGAAAAG GAAATCAAAAGTGAAAAGAGTGGTCAGAGTCCCTGCAATTAGTATGAAAATGGCTGATATTCCACCGGATGATTATTCATGGAGAAAGTACGGTCAAAAACCCATCAAGGGTTCCCCTCATCCAAG AGGATATTACAAGTGCAGTAGCCAGAGAGGCTGCCTTGCACGCAAGCACGTGGAGCGGGCTCTAGACGATCCAACCATGCTGATTGTGACCTACGAAGGTGATCACAATCACTCCCACACTGTCACGGATCCAACGCCTGATCTCGTCCTCGAATCATCTTAA
- the LOC117615376 gene encoding probable WRKY transcription factor 7 isoform X1, translating into MAVELMMGFIDSFAAQMEENAVKEAASAGIQSVEKFISLISQHHHQFQDSSFSSSSNPEAATEYKAVADMAVNKFRKVISLLDKGRTGHARFRRAPVTPSPPPPPPPPPQKTETQIPRPSIQEPHNPKTDQPPGFKTEQSSAFKVYCPTPSVRLPPLPHNPHLKTTPVVLTKSVGCAERKLDAPTTINFSPSPSISAANSYMSSLTTGDAEGSVQHSMSSGFQFTNMSQSSSGKPPLSSSSLKRKCNSMDDVAALRCGSSSGRCHCSKKRKSKVKRVVRVPAISMKMADIPPDDYSWRKYGQKPIKGSPHPRGYYKCSSQRGCLARKHVERALDDPTMLIVTYEGDHNHSHTVTDPTPDLVLESS; encoded by the exons ATGGCTGTGGAGCTCATGATGGGATTTATTGACAGTTTTGCAGCGCAAATGGAAGAGAATGCTGTGAAGGAAGCGGCCTCAGCTGGAATTCAAAGCGTCGAGAAGTTCATAAGCTTGATTTCgcaacaccaccaccaattCCAAgactcttctttttcttcctcatcAAACCCTGAAGCCGCTACAGAGTACAAAGCTGTTGCAGACATGGCCGTGAACAAGTTCAGGAAGGTCATTTCATTACTGGACAAAGGAAGAACCGGCCACGCTCGGTTCAGAAGAGCTCCTGTCACTCCATCTCCGCCACCGCCACCCCCACCGCCGCCACAGAAAACAGAGACCCAAATCCCAAGGCCTTCAATTCAAGAACCCCATAACCCAAAAACAGATCAACCTCCTGGTTTCAAAACAGAGCAATCCTCTGCTTTCAAGGTTTACTGCCCCACACCAAGTGTGCGTTTACCGCCTCTGCCTCACAATCCCCATCTGAAAACCACGCCTGTTGTGTTGACAAAGAGTGTTGGGTGCGCTGAGAGAAAGCTGGATGCTCCTACCACCATCAATTTCTCACCCTCACCTTCGATTTCCGCTGCCAATTCATATATGTCTTCTTTAACCACTGGGGATGCTGAGGGTTCTGTGCAGCATTCAATGTCTTCTGGGTTTCAGTTCACAAACATGTCACAGTCGTCCTCGGGCAAGCCTcctctttcctcttcttcgTTGAAGAGGAAGTGCAATTCCATGGACGATGTTGCAGCTCTCAGGTGCGGCTCATCTTCTGGGCGCTGCCACTGTTCCAAGAAAAG GAAATCAAAAGTGAAAAGAGTGGTCAGAGTCCCTGCAATTAGTATGAAAATGGCTGATATTCCACCGGATGATTATTCATGGAGAAAGTACGGTCAAAAACCCATCAAGGGTTCCCCTCATCCAAG AGGATATTACAAGTGCAGTAGCCAGAGAGGCTGCCTTGCACGCAAGCACGTGGAGCGGGCTCTAGACGATCCAACCATGCTGATTGTGACCTACGAAGGTGATCACAATCACTCCCACACTGTCACGGATCCAACGCCTGATCTCGTCCTCGAATCATCTTAA
- the LOC117615059 gene encoding uncharacterized protein At4g06744-like, which translates to MSAAFNLLSFATFCFALEKPLKTSKYSSTQETMRSSAPTRALVSISSFFFLLTCLSIAYSVTDHTHKETLKLVLGGHHRGGSKDRGNRKQISPPKAPPDLPNTKEFVFADQKLEIVYPIIQKFKFTITSDPLGITKTWVGSNICSYRGFYCDNPPNNSSAIALASIDFNGFQLGASSLDGFLDQLPDIALFHANSNNFSGTISANIAKLPYLYELDLSNNQFSGPFPSVVLGMSSLTFLDIRFNFFTGSVPPQIFTQDLDALFINNNNFMQKLPDNLGSSHILLLTLANNKFMGPIPPGISKAFSALTEVLLLNNQLTGCLPYEIGLLKEAIVFDAGNNQLTGPLPFSLACLENAEQLNFAGNLLYGMVPEVVCGLQNLVNLSLSDNYFTNVGPLCRMLIGRGVLDVRNNCIPDLPFQKSIEECADFFAHPSFCPYMGSYTYIPCKFPHFGSSAPLLPQVAPPP; encoded by the coding sequence ATGAGTGCCGCCTTCAATTTGCTCTCCTTTGCCACCTTTTGCTTTGCTCTAGAAAAACCTCTGAAAACAAGCAAATACAGTTCAACACAGGAAACAATGAGAAGCTCTGCTCCCACCAGAGCTTTAGTTTCAATCTCAAGCTTCTTTTTTCTACTAACCTGTCTCAGTATTGCCTACTCTGTGACAGACCATACCCACAAAGAAACCCTCAAGCTTGTTTTAGGTGGCCACCATAGGGGAGGCAGCAAAGATAGAGGCAATAGAAAGCAAATAAGCCCACCAAAAGCACCTCCAGATTTACCAAACACaaaagaatttgtgtttgCAGATCAAAAGCTTGAAATAGTGTACCCAATTATCCAAAAATTCAAGTTCACCATCACCTCAGACCCTCTAGGCATCACCAAAACTTGGGTAGGCTCCAATATTTGCAGCTACAGAGGCTTCTATTGCGACAACCCCCCAAACAACAGCTCTGCAATTGCCCTGGCCTCCATTGACTTCAATGGTTTTCAACTTGGTGCTTCTTCACTTGATGGGTTTCTTGACCAACTCCCTGATATTGCCCTCTTCCATGCAAATTCCAACAATTTTTCTGGCACCATCTCTGCCAACATTGCCAAGCTCCCCTATCTCTATGAGCTTGACCTAAGTAACAACCAATTCTCTGGTCCTTTTCCCAGCGTTGTTCTTGGGATGAGCAGCCTCACTTTCTTGGACATAAGGTTCAATTTTTTCACTGGGTCAGTTCCACCTCAGATATTCACTCAGGACCTTGATGCCCTCTTcattaacaacaacaatttcaTGCAGAAGCTTCCTGATAATTTGGGTAGCTCTCATATTCTTCTTCTCACCTTAGCAAACAACAAGTTCATGGGCCCAATTCCACCAGGCATTTCCAAAGCCTTTTCTGCTCTGACTGAAGTTCTGCTCCTAAATAACCAGTTAACAGGTTGTCTGCCTTATGAGATTGGGTTACTAAAGGAGGCCATAGTGTTTGATGCAGGCAATAACCAATTGACTGGCCCTTTGCCATTCTCTCTGGCTTGCCTGGAGAATGCGGAGCAGCTCAACTTTGCTGGTAATTTGTTGTATGGCATGGTGCCAGAGGTGGTCTGTGGGCTGCAGAATTTGGTAAACTTATCATTGTCTGATAATTATTTCACAAATGTTGGACCTCTTTGTAGAATGTTGATTGGTAGAGGAGTGCTTGATGTTAGGAACAACTGCATTCCTGATCTTCCATTCCAAAAATCAATTGAAGAATGTGCAGATTTCTTTGCACACCCAAGTTTCTGTCCCTACATGGGATCTTATACTTACATTCCCTGTAAGTTTCCTCATTTTGGTTCTTCTGCTCCTCTACTTCCTCAAGTGGCTCCCCCACCTTGA
- the LOC117623599 gene encoding probable inactive receptor kinase At5g67200, whose amino-acid sequence MLKKWQPLLLSTIVLLSLCASTVSSSRPALTQSPSVSDDDVVALLAFKSKADLHNALPFSSNTTTLQLCRWPGVQCAQSKIVRLIIQSQNLGGIFAPNTLTRLDQLRVLSLQNNSLTGPIPDLSGLTNLKTLFLDRNSFVGSLPPSLSSLHRLRTLDFSFNNLTGPLPAFLITGLDRLYYLRLDWNRFTGPVPALNQSSLRTFNVSGNNLTGVIPVTPTLLRFGPTAFSWNPGLCGELVNKECHPAAPFFGPTPAHEAPPPTRALGQSTAQEVQGVELTQPSRKRHRRIAVIIGFSSGVFVLICSLLFFVMALKKQRKPQTHRKTDIASPASSDAHAAVVVQLEEELEQKVKRVQGIQVVKSGSLMFCAGESQLYSLDQLMRASAEMLGKGTIGTTYKAVLDNRLIVSVKRLDAGKLGGTSREVFERHMEAVGGLRHPNLVPLRAYFQAKDERLLVYDYQPNGSLFSLIHGTKSTRAKPLHWTSCLKIAEDVAQGLSYIHQAWRLVHGNLKSSNVLLGPDFEACLTDYCLSVLATTTLTSEEEPDSAAYKAPEIRINSLNDHDDHQQKHQPTSKSDVYAFGILLVELLTGKPPSHHQVLVPTDMVEWVMSMREDDQHDQDGEGNSRMGMLVEVAIACSSTSPEQRPTMWQVLKMLQEIKESASMEDDNELMDPQIVTGVP is encoded by the exons ATGCTCAAGAAATGGCAACCCCTTCTTTTGTCAACCATTGTTCTGCTCTCACTCTGCGCCTCCACAGTTTCTTCTTCCAGGCCTGCACTCACTCAATCACCCTCTGTCTCAGACGATGATGTTGTTGCTCTCCTTGCATTCAAATCCAAAGCAGATTTACACAACGCTCTTCCCTTCTCGTCAAACACCACCACCCTCCAGCTCTGCCGCTGGCCAGGTGTCCAATGCGCCCAGTCCAAAATAGTCCGTCTCATAATCCAATCTCAGAATCTCGGTGGCATTTTCGCACCCAACACCCTGACTCGCTTAGACCAACTCAGAGTCCTGAGTCTGCAAAACAACTCGCTCACTGGACCCATCCCCGACCTCTCTGGCCTCACCAACCTCAAAACCCTCTTCCTCGACCGCAACTCCTTCGTGGGTTCTCTTCCGCCTTCGCTCTCGTCCCTCCACCGCCTCCGAACCCTCGACTTCTCCTTCAACAACCTCACCGGTCCATTGCCCGCCTTTCTCATCACCGGTCTAGACCGGCTCTACTATCTCCGGCTCGACTGGAACCGGTTCACCGGACCGGTCCCGGCTCTGAACCAGTCTTCTCTCCGAACCTTCAATGTCTCCGGAAACAACCTTACCGGGGTAATCCCCGTCACTCCGACTCTTCTACGCTTCGGGCCGACGGCGTTTTCATGGAACCCAGGTCTCTGCGGCGAGCTTGTAAACAAAGAATGCCACCCCGCTGCGCCTTTTTTTGGTCCAACCCCAGCTCATGAAGCTCCACCTCCCACAAGAGCACTCGGGCAGAGCACTGCACAGGAAGTCCAGGGCGTTGAGTTGACTCAGCCGAGTCGAAAAAGGCACAGAAGAATCGCCGTCATTATTGGGTTCTCTTCAGGCGTCTTCGTCTTGATCtgttctcttctcttcttcgtAATGGCTTTGAAGAAACAGAGGAAACCTCAAACCCACCGGAAGACCGACATTGCGAGTCCGGCAAGCTCTGATGCGCATGCGGCGGTAGTGGTGCAACTAGAGGAGGAGTTAGAGCAGAAGGTGAAGAGGGTACAGGGGATTCAAGTGGTGAAGAGCGGGAGCTTAATGTTCTGCGCCGGCGAGTCGCAGCTGTACTCGCTGGACCAACTGATGAGGGCCTCGGCGGAGATGTTGGGGAAAGGCACCATCGGGACGACGTACAAGGCGGTGCTGGACAACCGTCTGATTGTGAGCGTGAAGAGGCTGGACGCCGGGAAGTTGGGCGGGACTAGCAGAGAGGTGTTCGAGAGGCACATGGAGGCGGTGGGCGGGCTTAGACATCCCAACTTGGTTCCTCTCAGAGCTTATTTTCAGGCCAAGGATGAGCGGCTCCTCGTCTACGATTATCAGCCCAATGGCAGcctcttctctctcattcACG GAACAAAATCCACAAGGGCAAAGCCGCTGCACTGGACATCATGCTTGAAAATAGCAGAGGACGTAGCACAAGGCCTCTCCTACATTCACCAAGCATGGAGGCTTGTCCACGGCAATCTCAAGTCCTCCAATGTCCTCCTTGGCCCTGACTTCGAGGCATGTCTCACCGACTACTGCCTCTCTGTTCTTGCCACCACCACCCTAACATCCGAGGAGGAGCCAGATTCTGCTGCTTACAAAGCCCCCGAGATTCGCATAAACTCATTGAACGATCACGATGATCATCAACAAAAGCACCAACCAACTTCAAAGTCTGATGTCTATGCATTTGGGATTTTGTTGGTGGAGCTTCTCACAGGGAAGCCTCCATCACATCACCAAGTTTTGGTGCCCACTGATATGGTGGAATGGGTCATGTCCATGAGGGAAGATGATCAGCATGATCAAGATGGGGAAGGCAATAGCAGGATGGGGATGCTGGTAGAGGTGGCCATAGCTTGTAGCTCAACATCGCCTGAGCAGAGGCCAACAATGTGGCAGGTGTTGAAGATGTTACAGGAGATTAAAGAGAGTGCATCCATGGAAGATGACAATGAATTAATGGACCCTCAGATTGTGACTGGTGTGCCCTAG
- the LOC117623631 gene encoding uncharacterized protein LOC117623631 — MNMDRTDAEMMEMETTAIGQPELPSDAGQGDVLRDFLALARQLLNQGKPSQALQAVVMAMRTRGGDEAVFESLHRARELYRSRLQESSAVDQLASLFAECAIAEVHPSKTEPASGDEGGPSVGLGPDAQGTSILAESGRMQIVLDAFSDGSSFICLQCGGLVSNHRKDKHYAYWCGQT, encoded by the exons ATGAACATGGACCGTACGGACGCGGAGATGATGGAGATGGAGACGACGGCGATTGGGCAGCCGGAGCTGCCGTCCGACGCCGGCCAAGGCGACGTCTTAAGGGACTTTCTCGCATTGGCTCGCCAGCTCCTCAATCAAGGCAAGCCATCGCAGGCCCTCCAAGCG GTTGTTATGGCAATGAGAACAAGAGGTGGGGATGAGGCTGTATTTGAGTCCTTACATCGTGCTCGTGAGCTGTACAGAAGTAGATTGCAAGAAAGCTCTGCTGTTGATCAACTAGCTTCTTTGTTTGCTGAGTGTGCAATTGCTGAAGTCCATCCTTCCAAAACTGAACCAGCATCAGGTGACGAGGGTGGCCCATCAGTTGGACTTGGACCTGATGCTCAAGGAACTTCTATACTAGCGGAAAGTGGCAGGATGCAGATTGTATTGGATGCATTTTCAGATGGGAGTAGCTTCATTTGTTTACAGTGTGGAGGTCTTGTTAGTAATCATCGCAAAGACAAGCACTATGCATATTGGTGTGGCCAAACTTAA